The following coding sequences are from one Nitrospinaceae bacterium window:
- the rlmN gene encoding 23S rRNA (adenine(2503)-C(2))-methyltransferase RlmN, giving the protein MELAVSLQQNAPDPGEDALVPGKIDLKGMTEEELVAFCAEAGEPDYRGRQVFAWIWEKGETVISRMSDLPAAFRQRLEERARISWLEAENILSGDDGTEKFLWRLGDGSRIESVRIPMPRVEGGTRWSLCISTQVGCAMGCTFCLTAKMGFHRQLSAAEIAEQFLAARRRLPEGERFHNVVFMGMGEPLDNFDATVAAVGLLTHPRGIGLAPRRLTVSTVGISSRLGDFVKQAPGVGVAVSLHAADEDTRSKIVPVNRKWGLMDILKDCKALPLTVRQRITFEYVLLSGVNDSAEDARKLAGLLGEIRCKVNLLPWNPFDGAPFERPSETRVETFRRTLADRGLTVTVRQSKGLDIRAACGQLADDVKMAEHRGKK; this is encoded by the coding sequence ATGGAATTGGCCGTATCCCTTCAACAAAATGCACCTGATCCGGGGGAAGACGCCCTGGTTCCGGGGAAAATCGATCTTAAGGGGATGACCGAGGAGGAATTGGTGGCGTTTTGCGCCGAGGCTGGCGAGCCCGATTACAGGGGACGCCAGGTTTTCGCCTGGATCTGGGAAAAGGGAGAAACCGTAATCTCCCGGATGAGTGATTTGCCGGCCGCCTTTCGCCAAAGACTGGAGGAGCGGGCACGGATTAGCTGGCTTGAGGCCGAAAATATTTTGTCTGGAGACGACGGGACGGAGAAGTTTCTCTGGCGCCTCGGCGATGGGAGCCGAATAGAGAGTGTTCGTATTCCGATGCCTCGCGTGGAGGGAGGGACGCGCTGGTCTCTGTGTATATCGACTCAAGTAGGTTGCGCCATGGGCTGCACTTTTTGCCTGACGGCAAAGATGGGCTTTCATCGTCAGCTCTCGGCGGCTGAGATCGCCGAGCAGTTTCTTGCCGCTCGAAGACGGCTTCCCGAGGGCGAGCGCTTTCATAACGTCGTTTTCATGGGTATGGGTGAGCCGCTGGATAATTTTGACGCCACGGTGGCGGCGGTGGGGCTGTTGACCCATCCAAGGGGAATCGGACTGGCGCCCAGGCGGCTGACCGTTTCGACGGTGGGCATTTCCTCGAGGCTCGGGGATTTTGTTAAACAAGCGCCCGGCGTTGGCGTGGCGGTATCCCTCCATGCTGCCGATGAGGATACGCGCTCGAAGATCGTGCCGGTGAATCGCAAGTGGGGGCTGATGGATATACTTAAGGACTGCAAGGCGCTCCCCCTTACGGTGAGGCAACGAATTACGTTTGAGTATGTTCTTTTGAGCGGGGTGAACGACTCGGCCGAGGATGCGAGGAAACTGGCTGGCCTTCTTGGAGAAATCCGCTGCAAGGTGAACCTCCTGCCTTGGAATCCGTTTGATGGGGCCCCCTTCGAGAGGCCCTCGGAGACCAGGGTCGAGACGTTTCGCCGGACTCTTGCCGACCGGGGGCTGACTGTCACCGTCCGCCAGAGCAAGGGTCTTGATATTCGGGCGGCGTGTGGCCAACTGGCCGACGACGTTAAAATGGCCGAGCATCGTGGAAAAAAATAG
- a CDS encoding VOC family protein, protein MDFKFDHVHLVCGDAEGMLSFFERVFGAERISFNPDFKGAPSGVLLLGSMRIFVRGVKSDEKPDAVAPVRVQGLDHFGIGVEDVEEAAKWLKARGAEFSIEPYTGGMGGRMIAYVRGPDNLDIEIVGPYVGHKD, encoded by the coding sequence ATGGATTTCAAGTTTGATCATGTTCACCTGGTTTGCGGTGATGCCGAGGGGATGCTCTCGTTTTTTGAACGCGTTTTTGGCGCCGAGCGCATATCTTTTAATCCGGATTTCAAGGGTGCGCCCAGCGGGGTGTTGCTGCTGGGCTCGATGCGGATTTTTGTTCGCGGGGTAAAAAGTGATGAAAAGCCCGACGCTGTTGCGCCCGTGCGGGTACAGGGGCTCGATCATTTCGGCATCGGGGTTGAGGATGTCGAGGAGGCCGCCAAGTGGCTCAAGGCACGAGGCGCCGAGTTCTCGATTGAGCCCTACACGGGCGGCATGGGTGGCCGCATGATCGCCTACGTTCGGGGGCCGGACAATTTAGACATTGAAATAGTTGGCCCATATGTGGGCCATAAAGACTAA
- a CDS encoding PaaI family thioesterase: MPGEWTPELIKEQFARRLGTLFNGHVGIELIEAGHGFARLRLPIRDEILQPTGVVHGGAVATLADVTAGVAAHVSYPPGTDIVTVELKVNFIAGLREGNLLSEAKPLHLGRRTSVWEVRINHDSGRHVAFASGTFMIVKQAPTE; encoded by the coding sequence ATGCCCGGAGAATGGACCCCCGAGCTCATCAAGGAGCAGTTCGCCCGCCGCCTTGGCACGCTCTTTAACGGCCACGTCGGCATTGAACTCATCGAGGCAGGCCACGGCTTTGCCCGTCTGCGCCTGCCCATCAGGGACGAAATCCTCCAGCCCACTGGCGTCGTCCATGGCGGCGCCGTCGCCACCCTCGCCGATGTCACCGCCGGTGTCGCCGCCCACGTCTCCTATCCCCCCGGTACAGACATCGTCACCGTCGAGCTGAAAGTAAACTTCATTGCCGGGCTGAGGGAGGGCAACCTCCTCAGCGAGGCCAAGCCCCTCCATCTTGGCCGCCGCACCTCGGTCTGGGAGGTGCGCATCAACCACGACTCGGGCCGCCACGTCGCCTTCGCC
- a CDS encoding HAD family hydrolase, producing the protein MKIRAILFDHDGTLVDSYEGIARCMHLTCRDLGKPELNDAEVRASIGPTLENRFAELWGSEISEHAAKVYRSHYEIHFISGTKLIEGVRETLDAIADMGFLIACVTNKTQTYCVRQLEHFDLMKRMECVVGARQGYAPKPDPAMILAVLEKLDLTPEEAVMVGDTPIDVAASHAAGVQAWAVGGNYASKDELNLAEPNHFFEDITKVIDFISNKSKD; encoded by the coding sequence ATGAAAATCCGCGCCATTTTATTCGACCATGACGGCACTCTTGTGGACAGCTACGAGGGCATCGCCCGCTGCATGCACCTCACCTGCCGGGACCTGGGAAAACCCGAATTAAACGACGCCGAGGTTCGCGCCTCAATTGGCCCCACTTTAGAGAATCGCTTCGCCGAACTATGGGGAAGCGAGATTTCCGAGCATGCCGCAAAAGTCTATCGCTCTCATTATGAAATCCATTTTATATCTGGAACCAAGCTTATAGAAGGCGTGAGGGAAACACTTGATGCCATCGCTGACATGGGATTTTTAATTGCCTGTGTCACCAACAAAACGCAAACCTACTGCGTCAGACAACTTGAGCACTTCGATCTGATGAAGCGGATGGAATGTGTTGTGGGCGCAAGGCAGGGATATGCGCCGAAACCCGACCCGGCCATGATTCTGGCCGTTCTTGAAAAACTTGACCTCACACCCGAGGAGGCGGTGATGGTTGGCGACACTCCAATTGACGTTGCCGCATCGCACGCAGCGGGAGTTCAAGCGTGGGCAGTGGGGGGAAATTACGCCTCAAAAGATGAATTAAATTTAGCAGAGCCCAATCATTTTTTCGAAGATATCACGAAAGTCATTGATTTTATTTCGAATAAGTCAAAAGATTAA
- a CDS encoding endonuclease III encodes MPKESIKPANLKRKIIRLADGLRDLFGMPKRPRRANILDALVETLLSQGTTDHNRDMAFGELKRQFPDWEAAAGATERALARAVKSAGLGNQKAARIHSFLQWLKSETGALSLEFMHETTDDEAVALLTRHKGIGVKTAYVTLMWASSRDLFAVDVHIHRIAIRLGLIDEKTGPEKAHGELGPHVPEGRAFELHMNMLAFGRTICTARNPKCTECGFRRMCPYFKSLKDGDAKPGTARAPARATTRKAGRPSSNKRSTGKKQGTN; translated from the coding sequence ATGCCGAAAGAATCAATAAAACCCGCAAACCTCAAGCGAAAAATCATCCGGCTCGCGGACGGCTTGCGCGATCTTTTCGGAATGCCAAAGCGACCTCGGCGGGCGAACATCCTCGACGCCCTCGTGGAAACGCTCCTCTCCCAAGGAACTACCGACCATAACCGGGATATGGCCTTCGGCGAGCTCAAGCGACAATTCCCCGACTGGGAGGCCGCTGCGGGGGCCACCGAGCGCGCGCTTGCCCGCGCCGTAAAATCTGCTGGCTTAGGGAACCAGAAAGCCGCTCGGATTCACTCTTTCCTTCAATGGCTAAAGAGCGAGACCGGGGCGCTTTCGTTGGAATTTATGCACGAAACTACTGATGACGAGGCGGTGGCCCTTCTGACCAGGCACAAGGGCATCGGCGTGAAAACCGCCTACGTAACGCTGATGTGGGCCTCTAGCCGCGATCTTTTCGCAGTCGATGTTCATATTCACCGGATAGCGATACGGCTCGGCCTCATCGATGAGAAAACAGGGCCCGAAAAAGCACACGGGGAGCTTGGCCCCCATGTGCCCGAGGGAAGGGCCTTTGAGCTTCACATGAACATGCTCGCCTTTGGTCGAACGATCTGCACGGCGCGAAACCCCAAATGCACAGAGTGCGGGTTTCGGCGAATGTGTCCCTACTTCAAGTCCTTGAAAGATGGCGATGCGAAACCCGGCACAGCACGGGCCCCTGCCCGGGCCACCACCCGGAAGGCAGGTCGCCCCTCAAGTAATAAGCGCTCCACGGGCAAGAAACAGGGGACTAATTGA
- a CDS encoding lytic transglycosylase domain-containing protein, with amino-acid sequence MYTTMLAAIALYVVLLAIEFAAQYFGATRRPWSFLRGLSGTVGVLAFTFMVSSWVGLNPSKYFPRLTGNAVASIQTSSLGLGKIDSSLPAPKRRTGPDYGSDDLSTSNTSQHPDIYRYIHYYSALYRVDPLLVKVVIRVESGFDPYAVSGKGAMGLMQINKITQKHLGIENPFDVRQNIEGGTRYLKNLLKKHYWDIGLALASYNAGPTAVSRYKGVPPFQETRRYIWRVLSEYRKLKRLAKVFRESEPRAKRYLSPRQPQAFKTKANSSQNAG; translated from the coding sequence ATGTATACCACTATGCTTGCAGCTATAGCTTTATATGTCGTTTTGCTGGCGATTGAATTTGCGGCCCAGTATTTCGGCGCCACGAGGAGGCCCTGGAGTTTTCTTCGAGGCCTCTCTGGAACCGTGGGCGTGCTCGCCTTCACTTTCATGGTTTCCAGCTGGGTGGGCCTTAATCCCTCGAAATACTTTCCTCGATTAACAGGGAATGCTGTCGCCTCGATTCAGACCTCAAGCCTGGGGTTGGGTAAGATTGATTCCTCATTACCTGCCCCAAAGAGGAGAACTGGCCCAGACTACGGCTCTGATGATTTGTCGACCTCGAATACCAGTCAGCATCCGGACATATATCGATATATCCATTATTATTCAGCACTTTACCGGGTTGACCCACTTCTGGTTAAAGTGGTCATTCGGGTGGAAAGTGGCTTCGATCCCTATGCTGTTTCTGGCAAGGGGGCCATGGGGCTCATGCAAATCAACAAAATTACCCAAAAACATCTCGGAATCGAAAATCCCTTCGACGTTCGTCAAAATATCGAGGGCGGAACACGGTATTTAAAAAACCTTCTCAAGAAACACTATTGGGACATCGGTCTTGCCCTGGCCTCCTACAATGCGGGGCCCACCGCCGTGAGTCGCTACAAGGGCGTACCGCCATTTCAGGAAACCCGACGCTATATCTGGCGAGTTCTTAGCGAATACCGCAAGCTTAAGCGCCTCGCCAAGGTTTTCCGGGAGAGCGAGCCCCGCGCAAAGAGGTATCTATCTCCGCGCCAGCCCCAAGCATTCAAAACCAAGGCGAATTCGAGCCAAAACGCTGGTTAA
- a CDS encoding DMT family transporter, with protein sequence MNHIISSVGLPELLAIASSFTFAISQILIRLGMRTTTPLAAAFIINGTVSLTGLITSLIKGTLFTSTLTPVLWFALVGLVGPGLGRVCYLNGITRMGLGRSVTITSSAPLWSTLIAVIILGETPNKWVIIGTMGIVCGVSLLSIQENDSRSFKDWLQGALIFPLVASVAYALPPLFSKYAYAYQQTPEVGIAVAFFAANLFLVTFKPFLPGDSEASVNRAGFLWIVTAGLFSSGSSFFLWTAIMLGDVSTTMPLSRTAPIYILILSYFFLKKMEFITRRMVIGTLLVVIGGVLITALR encoded by the coding sequence TTGAACCATATCATTTCGTCCGTCGGCCTCCCCGAGCTTTTGGCTATCGCCTCCTCCTTTACTTTCGCCATATCCCAGATACTCATTCGCCTGGGGATGCGAACCACCACACCGCTGGCGGCGGCGTTTATCATCAATGGCACCGTAAGCCTCACAGGCCTCATCACTTCCCTCATCAAGGGAACGCTCTTCACCTCAACGCTCACCCCCGTGCTCTGGTTCGCACTGGTTGGCCTGGTCGGCCCGGGGCTCGGCCGCGTCTGCTACCTCAACGGCATCACCCGAATGGGGCTGGGCCGCTCGGTCACCATCACCTCAAGCGCCCCCCTGTGGAGCACACTAATAGCCGTCATCATCCTCGGGGAGACGCCGAATAAGTGGGTCATCATCGGCACCATGGGAATCGTATGCGGGGTCTCGTTGCTGAGCATTCAAGAAAATGATTCGCGCTCGTTCAAGGATTGGTTGCAAGGGGCGCTCATCTTTCCGCTCGTCGCCTCGGTCGCCTATGCGCTCCCCCCTCTGTTTTCCAAATATGCCTACGCCTACCAGCAAACCCCGGAAGTGGGCATCGCCGTGGCCTTTTTTGCAGCCAACTTATTTCTCGTGACATTCAAACCCTTCTTGCCTGGAGACAGCGAGGCCTCTGTTAACCGCGCTGGATTTCTCTGGATAGTCACGGCAGGCCTTTTCAGTTCGGGAAGCTCGTTTTTTCTCTGGACCGCGATCATGCTCGGCGACGTATCGACAACGATGCCCCTAAGCCGCACCGCGCCCATTTATATCCTTATTCTCAGCTACTTTTTCTTGAAAAAAATGGAGTTCATCACAAGAAGAATGGTCATAGGAACACTTCTTGTCGTCATCGGCGGTGTATTGATTACGGCGCTTCGCTAA